One part of the Streptomyces sp. SS1-1 genome encodes these proteins:
- a CDS encoding helix-turn-helix domain-containing protein, protein MHLSSSTIGQDAMARGVTGFDGAALKSARLEAKCEEHGHTLTAACLARSVGTSKALILSYENGRSSPSPVRLAQLAASVKVPATALLTSDIQLCDLRVARGLTMSEVASRLGSQ, encoded by the coding sequence ATGCACTTAAGCAGTTCCACGATTGGTCAGGATGCCATGGCACGGGGTGTCACAGGCTTCGACGGCGCGGCCCTGAAGTCCGCCCGTTTAGAGGCTAAATGCGAGGAGCACGGCCATACGCTGACCGCTGCCTGCCTGGCACGCAGCGTCGGCACGTCCAAGGCACTGATTCTCAGCTACGAGAACGGCCGCAGCAGTCCCTCCCCGGTGCGCCTTGCGCAGCTCGCCGCCTCTGTAAAAGTGCCGGCCACCGCTCTGCTGACCAGCGACATCCAGCTCTGCGACCTGCGGGTGGCGCGCGGGCTGACCATGAGCGAGGTTGCGTCCAGGCTTGGGTCGCAGTGA